One genomic segment of Helianthus annuus cultivar XRQ/B chromosome 14, HanXRQr2.0-SUNRISE, whole genome shotgun sequence includes these proteins:
- the LOC118486446 gene encoding uncharacterized protein LOC118486446: protein MARGRKPTNDGGAKNTRKNKITVDHVDEGLVHSQHSEPSQHSEPSQHTEKFVLEPAVREAVRDEILGMIQEFLPDIMKGAFKSLKDDVLKDIGTKKKNATNDDTDSEGDGTGKNGKGGCNYAAFKRCDPPRFDGRKDAVATCHWLSEMEAVISISECRADQAVKFAAHSFIAEALHWWNTIRERKSAQELDDMKWEDLKQMVKKKFCALNEIEKIEKEFLTFKAGKLSHREYTSKYIEMARPIPYMSGNDERWKKHYIEGLPDRVRHLVKAHAPLDFDAAVELSATLYDDVLAVEEKVEEPEKKKWVGSNKRFRGEHGDTSDKRVKTENLGTCRKCGKTHSGDCSMKTILCFRCGQTGHFANDCKAGPKCYKCGGFGHISRECRGKKGEGSSQGPAEVKKEDVKPKANARAFTMTKAEAKTDPNVVSGTFLVNDVPASVLFDSGASRSFVAHSFCGKLRRMPRKIEEPFCVETAVGRPTSVTDALDDCFIDLEGHRFPARLFIITLGGFDVVLVMDWLSAFNADIVCREKMIRLTSLEGSPVTVYGDKVCSSPKIISMMKAVKFLRRGCGAYLAYVIDDDVERKELADVPVVCDFPDVFPDDLTGVPQEREIEFQIDLLPGAQPVARAPYRLAPTEMKELMEQLQDLLDKGFIRPSISPWGAPVLFVKKKDGSMRMCIDYRELNKLTVKNKYPLPRIDDLFDQLQGAKWFSRIDLRSGYHQLRVREEDIPKTAFRTRYGHYEFLSEEDHTVHLREVLEMLRKEKLYAKFSKCAFWLREVQFLGHVINSEGIMVDPAKIDAIVNWSPPKTPSEIRSFLGLAGYYRRFIQDFSKLASPLTRLTRKEAKFVWGAEQETAFEVLKKRLTEAPRGRVIAYASRQLKTHEVNYPTHDLELAAVKELNMRQRRWLELIKDYDCEILYHPGKANVVADALSRKERHTPIRLKEAQTEALREDRLKGERVFGQHGMLTENNQGATKMYQDLKRDYWWPGMKYDVTQYVGKCLTCLQVKAEHQKPYGKIQPLEIPEWKWEHITMDFITKLPKTSKRHDTILVIVDRLTKSAHFLPIREAFSSEQLSEVFVNEIIARHGLG from the exons ATGGCTCGTGGAAGAAAACCAACTAACGATGGAGGTGCTAAGAACACCCGCAAGAACAAGATTACTGTTGACCATGTTGATGAGGGGTTGGTTCACTCTCAACACTCAGAGCCCTCTCAGCACTCAGAGCCCTCACAGCATACTGAGAAGTTTGTGTTGGAACCCGCTGTTCGTGAAGCTGTTAGGGATGAAATCCTTGGGATGATTCAGGAGTTTCTGCCAGATATCATGAAAGGGGCTTTTAAATCATTGAAAGATGACGTGTTGAAGGATATTGGGACTAAGAAAAAGAATGCAACTAATGATGATACCGATAGTGAAGGGGATGGTACAGGCAAGAATGGAAAAGGGGGTTGTAATTATGCAGCTTTTAAGAGGTGTGACCCACCTCGTTTTGATGGACGAAAGGACGCAGTGGCGACATGTCATTGGCTGTCTGAGATGGAGGCTGTAATCTCTATTAGTGAGTGTCGCGCTGATCAGGCGGTGAAATTTGCTGCTCATTCGTTCATCGCCGAGGCACTACACTGGTGGAACACTATTCGGGAAAGGAAGAGTGCTCAAGAGTTGGATGATATGAAATGGGAAGATTTGAAGCAGATGGTAAAAAAGAAATTTTGTGCTCTTAACgaaattgagaaaattgagaaagagttcctaactttcaaagcagGGAAATTGTCACACCGGGAGTATACTTCCAAATACATTGAGATggcacgtcccataccgtacatGTCTGGGAATGATGAAAGGTGGAAGAAACATTACATTGAGGGGTTGCCTGATAGGGTTAGGCACTTGGTAAAGGCTCATGCTCCTCTTGATTTTGATGCAGCAGTTGAGCTAAGTGCGACTCTTTACGATGATGTATTAGCAGTTGAAGAAAAGGTGGAGGAACCAGAAAAGAAAAAGTGGGTTGGGTCGAATAAGAGGTTCAGGGGTGAACATGGGGATACAAGTGATAAGAGGGTTAAAACTGAGAACTTGGGTACATGCAGGAAGTGCGGAAAAACGCACTCTGGGGATTGCTCAATGAAGACCATTCTATGTTTCCGTTGTGGGCAAACGGGACACTTTGCTAATGATTGTAAGGCTGGCCCTAAGTGTTACAAATGTGGGGGTTTTGGGCACATATCCAGAGAATGCAGGGGCAAAAAGGGCGAGGGGTCAAGCCAGGGTCCTGCTGAGGTCAAGAAAGAGGATGTGAAACCGAAGGCAAATGCACGGGCCTTCACGATGACTAAGGCTGAGGCGAAGACTGATCCGAATGTTGTTTCAGGTACATTCCTTGTTAATGATGTTCctgcttctgtgttatttgactCTGGGGCCAGTAGGAGTTTTGTGGCCCATTCCTTTTGTGGTAAATTGCGTAGAATGCCTAGGAAGATTGAGGAACCATTTTGTGTTGAAACTGCTGTGGGTCGACCTACTAGTGTGACCGATGCTTTAGAtgattgttttattgatttggaAGGTCATAGGTTCCCTGCTAGACTGTTTATCATTACGTTGGGTGGTTTTGATGTGGTATTGGTAATGGATTGGTTGTCCGCGTTTAATGCAGATATCGTTTGTCGGGAAAAAATGATACGATTGACGTCATTAGAAGGGAGTCCTGTGACAGTTTATGGCGATAAGGTGTGCTCTTCGCCGAAAATCATTTCTATGATGAAGGCGGTAAAATTCTTGAGGCGCGGGTGTGGAGCTTACTTGGCATATGTCATCGATGACGATGTGGAACGTAAGGAGTTGGCTGATGTGCCTGTGGTGTGTGActtccctgatgtttttcctgaTGATTTGACGGGAGTGCCACAGGAACGGGAAATTGAGTTCCAAATTGACTTGCTGCCAGGAGCTCAGCCAGTTGCCAGAGCGCCTTACCGTCTGGCTCCGACCGAAATGAAAGAGTTGATGGAGCAGCTTCAGGatcttttggataaaggattcattcgaCCGAGCATCTCTCCGTGGGGTGCTCCGGtgttgtttgtgaagaaaaaagATGGTAgcatgcgtatgtgcattgactatcgggagttgaataaactCACGGTGAAAAACAAATATCCTTTGCCACGCATCGACGAtttatttgatcagctacagggagCGAAGTGGTTTTCCCgaattgatttgaggtcaggttatcatcagttacggGTAAGAGAGGAAGACATTCCGAAGACAGCTTTCCGTACgcgctatggtcattatgagtttctg agtgAAGAGGATCACACGGTTCACTTGCGAGAGGTGTTAGAGATGCTACGGAaggagaaactttatgctaagttctccaagtgtgctTTTTGGTTACGCGAGGTTCAGTTTTTGGGGCATGTTATTAATTCAGAAGGAATTATggtggatcctgctaagatagatgCAATAGTGAATTGGAGTCCTCCTAAGACTCCatcagaaattcgcagctttttGGGTCTCGCGGGCTACTATAGGAGATTTATTCAGGATTTCTCCAAGCTAGCATCACCATTGACTCGGTTGACAAGGAAAGAGGCAAAATTTGTGTGGGGTGCGGAGCAGGAAACCGCATTCGAGGTGCTAAAGAAGAGATTGACCGAAGCTCCG CGTGGGAgggtgatagcctacgcttcacgtcaGTTGAAAACTCATGAGGTTAACTACCCTactcacgatttggagctggcGGCAGTG aaagagttgaacatgagacaacggaGATGGCTCGAATTGATTAaggactacgactgcgaaatccTTTATCACCCTGGgaaagcgaatgtggtcgctgacgCGTTGAGTCGTAAGGAGAGACACACACCCATTCGA TTGAAAGAAGCGCAGACTGAGGCATTGCGTGAGGATAGGTTGAAGGGCGAACGGGTATTCGGCCAGCATGGGATGTTGACCGAAAATAACCAAG GGGCAaccaagatgtatcaggatttgaaGAGGGattactggtggccgggtatgaagtaTGATGTGACCCAGTATGTAGGGAAGTGTTTGACGTGTCTCCAGGTGAAAGCAGAGCATCAAAAACCGTATGGGAAGATTCAGCCGTTAGAGATTCccgaatggaaatgggaacacattaccatggattttatcacaaAGCTACCAAAGACATCTAAGCGCCACGACACTATATTGGTGATTGTGGATAGACTAACAAAGAGCGCTCATTTTCTGCCGATCCGTGAAGCATTCTCGTCTGAGCAGTTATCAGAAGTGTTTGTGAATGAAATTATTGCTCGACATGGG ttgggatag